The genomic stretch ACGGCAATAAGCCCTGCGCTGCATGCAGAAACCTGTTCGGTATCAGAGAAAGATATTCTAGGCGCTTGGGGTAAAGATGGGGAACAGGGATATTTCGATGAGTTTTCACTTGACACAGATTCCGATACTCACGTATTCAATTCATGGATTGATCATAGACCAGAAATTTCCGGTGCTGGTTGGGAAATAAAAGATTGTCAGCTGCTGATATCAGGTCGCTACAATGAGTTCCCGCCATTCCAGCTAAAGATTATTGGCCTAAAAGAAGAGCGGCTTCGTCTCTATGACGAAGAAGACAGCTTAGAATGGGTGTACAAGCGTATTTCGAAGCGCCCTTAGGACTGGAGAGTGGGCGTATTAGGTCGATATTGATCTTAATGAATTTTACAGATGCATGCGGTCGTCTAACAAGCCAAGATGGCCTTTTGGCTGGTCCGGTTTAGGGAATGCACAGTAATGAAATCCAGTATCTCAATACTCTTTTCGCCTGAGCCGGCCCAATGGGGCTTGAGGGGGGACCCATACCTTTGGCGAGAAATGGCGGAGCAGTGCCAAAGCGTTCCGCTTCCAGAGTCGGTGTGTGAACTGGCTGCTCTGGTTGAGGAAGTCTTCTTAAGACTCACTGGCTACCCCGTATCCTATGCACAGCATTTTAAAGTGGAGCGGCATGCTCATGGCGGCATGTCTTCAGGTCGGATTGCGACGGAGTTTTGGCGTGAACGAGGTATTCCTCTATTGTTGTCAAGATTCATAGCCCAACAAAGTCTGCAAGTCGACGACTCCGAAGATTAGTTAGGGTTGGCTGGAGTATTGTCCGTGGTAATGATAAAGCAACTTATCCGATCATCCCAGCTTCAACCGTGCCGTGATTTTGCTAAATCCAAACCTTCTATGTGTAATAAGTGAAATGGAATCAAGTATAGATGGTATCCAAAAAGTCTACTCTCAAATGGAAGACAATGGTTGGGATCCAACTGCGCCACTAAAATGGGGGTTCTTTTTCTACAGCCGAAAAGAAATCGACCTGAAAGGAGTGTTTTCTGAATTAGAGGGTCATGAGTATAAAATGGAGGGGCTTCGGAATATAGATGATGAGCAATGGCTACTTCATGTAAGCAAGAGGGATGTATTGACACCGGACAAGCTATACCGCCGAAATGTTGCATTCAATGAATTAGCCGAGGCTTATCATTCATACTATGACGGCTGGGATGTTGCTAAAGACGTCGAATAGGAAGTAATGTAGGTCACATAATCTTCGGTAATGAATTCATTAAGCATCAGTCACAGGGAAGTTTCCAAAGAAACAAGGGCTTGATGACAAGGAAGGTGTTACTTGCACTCGCAATTTTCACTGTTATCGGTGACTGCAAAGATGAAGTGGGCAACTTTTTTGGTACCTGGAGTTGCTCTGAACAGATTTCAAAAAACCAAAACATGACCGAAATTATAGTAGTGGTAAAGACGAGTGATTGAAATACCGAGCCAGAGACGTGGGGCGAAATAAAGTTTGCGCTTACCCCAGATTCTGATTTAGTTCTCTTTTATAGTAGAACAAAAAAAGGCTTGAATTTTCCGGGGAGAATAAGATTACAAGCTACCTTAGGAACCAGCCAATAGAGTTAACCAGGGTACCCAACTGACGAATCATTTAAATCAGCGAGTAGTCTAAATCGTTTGATCTGTAAACTGAATGCTTACCGGCTAGTGGGCGTCCTTGCCTTGATGTTATCAAATAGAGGAGATTCTGTGAGCCCAGAAGAAGGGGGAAGCTGGTTTTTTCTTTCTATAGAGTTATCGGCTGAGAAAGGATTGATCCTTGACAAAGAGGCTGCTTCAGCATTAGAAGCTGAAGGCATTTTAGAGAAACTCAGTGCTGATGGCGTCAGTGTTATAAAGAATGAAGTCGGGGCTTGGCAAGCCTTCGCTTTTTCAGAGGATTTCATGCCATATTCGATTCCACCATCAATTCGTTTAATTGCTCCCTATACTAAAATTGGTACGGTGATAACTTTAGATAATGGTTGTATGCCAAGTGTGGAATGGCGGTTTAAAGAGAAAGGGATTGAGGTTTTTGATTCATATGGCTTTACTTCGAAGTAAGATAGCGTAATTCCCATGAAGTATCTTGCAGATCTGCTGTTGTTGCTTTCACTCAATTCTTTTTCTTCAGAGGAAATCGAAGTTATTCCAGAAAGGACAGATAAAAATGGGTATGTCGAGCCATTTAAGATGTTCGATGACTTGTACTACGTTGGAGATAAATGGGTATCGTCATACCTGGTAAAAACATCGGCTGGTCTTGTCTTGATTGATTCATTGGAAAGTCCCTATGGACATTGGATCCCAGAAAGCATCGAGAAGCTTGGGTTAGATCCAAAGGAGATAAAATACATACTGATTACTCATGGTCATTCAGATCATGTAGGTTCTGCCGAATACCTACAGAGTAAATACAATGCTAAGGTTATCATGTCTTATGAGGATTTTATCCTTGCAAGATCGCAATCTGCAAAATATTCCGAAGAAAGTCATTTTCTGCTGCCAAGCATTGATAGCTTTGCCAAAGATAATGATGAGTTAGTTGTTGGGGAGAAGACCTTTAAGTTTTATTTAACGCCTGGGCATACAAGAGGATGTCTTTCAATAGAGTTCTATGTCCAAGATAATGGCGTTGAGCATAGGGCATTTGTTGTTGGTGGACATGGTACCAACTTTATTGGTCTGGACTTGGCTGAGAAGTATATCAGGACTATAGAAAGAATTAAGCGTGTATCGCAAACACCGCCGGTAGTAGAAGTCAACCTTGCTAACCATCCCCAATGGGCTCAACTTTTCGAGAGAAGAGAGAAGCGTTCCGAGGCTAGAAATCCGTTCATTGATTCAGACGGTTTTAAAAAGTTCATAGCGGTTTTAGAGTCTCGTGGGAGCAAGAAGTTGCAGGAAGAAAAAAGCAAAGCCTCGGAGTAGAGCAACTATGCTAAATCAACTGCTGCTAAGGCATAATTGGATATGCTGGATAGGGCATTTACGCTTATCTTCGACATGGTAATGCAAGGACCGGTTTTCATATCTCTTCTTTGATTTTTATAAGTTCGAAAGGTTCTAATGATTGCCTTTTCAGGACAGCGTTTTTATCAGTCGTCCCCCTGGTTTTGGTAGAAAAGTATGAAATTAATCCCTTACGATAAATTCAAGATAAAGACTGCGCTATCTCCAACGGAGGTGGCACAACGAGTTAGAAGTTGTACAGGCGAAAAGAAGGTCTTCAGCTTCGATCCATCACATGAATTTGGCGGCTATGTTCATGAAAAAGGATTCGAAATAACGAAGAATATTTCTTACCGTAACTCATTTCTGCCGGTGA from Gallaecimonas xiamenensis 3-C-1 encodes the following:
- a CDS encoding ribonuclease E inhibitor RraB, producing MESSIDGIQKVYSQMEDNGWDPTAPLKWGFFFYSRKEIDLKGVFSELEGHEYKMEGLRNIDDEQWLLHVSKRDVLTPDKLYRRNVAFNELAEAYHSYYDGWDVAKDVE
- a CDS encoding MBL fold metallo-hydrolase encodes the protein MKYLADLLLLLSLNSFSSEEIEVIPERTDKNGYVEPFKMFDDLYYVGDKWVSSYLVKTSAGLVLIDSLESPYGHWIPESIEKLGLDPKEIKYILITHGHSDHVGSAEYLQSKYNAKVIMSYEDFILARSQSAKYSEESHFLLPSIDSFAKDNDELVVGEKTFKFYLTPGHTRGCLSIEFYVQDNGVEHRAFVVGGHGTNFIGLDLAEKYIRTIERIKRVSQTPPVVEVNLANHPQWAQLFERREKRSEARNPFIDSDGFKKFIAVLESRGSKKLQEEKSKASE